In Flavobacteriaceae bacterium, the following proteins share a genomic window:
- a CDS encoding methyltransferase domain-containing protein has translation MEITRKKFQGVLNILSFNRHFYIIGIIVLAIIITTQFIWDNSIKWFLIAIFIYGFLAPLIVSAYVYDFSKYYKFEWLNKLHLKDAANIKIVNINAGFDETSFIIKDKFPKSDLKVFDFYDKIKHTEPAIKRARKVSITYPNTETISTNRIPLEDQSVDFIFLLSAIHEIRSNNEKTIFLKECNRVLKFSGKVIMVEHLRDCPNFLAFSVGFTHFFSKKIWKRVFKNAGFKLDNEAKFTPFMSIFNYNK, from the coding sequence ATGGAAATAACACGAAAAAAGTTTCAAGGAGTATTAAATATATTAAGCTTCAACAGGCATTTCTACATTATTGGGATAATTGTTTTAGCTATAATTATTACAACTCAATTTATATGGGACAATAGTATTAAATGGTTTTTAATAGCAATTTTTATTTATGGCTTTTTAGCGCCTTTAATAGTTTCAGCCTATGTATATGATTTTTCAAAGTATTATAAATTTGAATGGTTAAATAAATTACATCTAAAAGATGCAGCAAATATTAAGATTGTTAATATTAATGCTGGTTTTGATGAAACAAGCTTCATCATAAAAGATAAATTTCCAAAATCAGATTTAAAAGTATTTGATTTTTATGATAAAATTAAGCACACAGAACCTGCTATAAAAAGAGCAAGAAAAGTAAGTATTACCTATCCAAATACAGAAACTATTAGTACTAATAGAATTCCTCTTGAAGATCAATCTGTTGATTTTATTTTCTTATTATCAGCGATTCATGAAATACGCTCTAATAATGAGAAAACAATCTTCTTAAAAGAATGTAATAGGGTTTTAAAATTTTCAGGAAAAGTAATCATGGTAGAGCATTTACGAGATTGCCCTAACTTCTTAGCTTTCTCGGTAGGATTTACTCATTTCTTCTCAAAAAAAATATGGAAAAGAGTATTTAAAAATGCAGGTTTTAAATTAGATAATGAAGCAAAGTTCACTCCATTTATGTCAATTTTTAATTATAATAAATAA
- a CDS encoding MFS transporter: MKTLFNNYINTFKGLSREVWWLALITLINRAGTMVIPFLSLYLKEDLQFSLPNIGWIMTAFGVGSVGGSWLGGKLTDKIGYYKVMIYSLFTTGFLFIGLQYLNTFLSLCAGVFITMLIADMFRPAMFVALSAYSKPKNKTRSVTLIRLAINLGFSAGPALGGLIITAISYGGLFWVDGITCIAACFLLINVLNPKKARVVDEVKTKNPKSAYADRVFLIFLSAMILFGIVFLQYFSTVPIYYREAHTLSEFEIGLLLGANGLFIFIFEMPLIKWLENTRYTKLSLMVFGAILTGASLIVLNFTSWSGILIIGMFLMTIGEMIALPFSNAFAVERAKKGNQGEYMALYSMAFSVGHIFGHNAGMQMTNKFGFDNTWYIITVLAMLSAFLLFILKRYIITKK; this comes from the coding sequence ATGAAAACTTTATTTAACAATTACATTAACACTTTTAAAGGCCTCTCCAGAGAAGTTTGGTGGCTAGCACTTATTACACTCATTAACAGAGCAGGTACAATGGTCATTCCTTTTTTATCTCTCTATCTTAAAGAAGATTTACAGTTTTCTTTACCAAATATTGGTTGGATCATGACTGCTTTTGGAGTTGGATCTGTTGGAGGTTCTTGGTTAGGCGGAAAATTAACTGATAAAATTGGTTATTATAAAGTAATGATTTACAGTTTATTTACTACTGGGTTTTTATTTATTGGTCTACAATATTTAAATACTTTTTTATCGCTTTGTGCTGGTGTTTTTATTACGATGTTAATCGCAGATATGTTTAGACCAGCAATGTTTGTAGCATTAAGCGCATACAGCAAGCCTAAAAACAAAACACGTTCAGTTACTTTAATTCGTTTAGCTATAAATTTAGGATTTTCTGCTGGGCCAGCCTTAGGTGGATTAATAATTACTGCTATAAGCTATGGTGGGCTTTTCTGGGTAGATGGTATTACATGCATAGCTGCTTGTTTTTTATTAATAAATGTATTGAATCCTAAAAAAGCAAGAGTTGTAGATGAAGTAAAAACTAAAAACCCAAAATCAGCCTATGCTGATCGTGTATTTTTAATATTCTTAAGTGCAATGATTCTTTTTGGAATTGTGTTTTTACAATACTTTTCGACAGTTCCAATATATTATAGAGAAGCACATACTCTAAGTGAATTTGAAATAGGGCTGCTTTTAGGTGCAAATGGATTGTTTATTTTCATATTTGAAATGCCACTTATAAAATGGCTAGAAAATACGCGTTATACTAAACTAAGTTTAATGGTGTTTGGAGCGATATTGACAGGAGCTAGTTTAATTGTATTAAACTTTACATCTTGGTCTGGAATATTAATTATTGGAATGTTTTTAATGACCATAGGAGAAATGATTGCATTACCTTTTTCGAATGCGTTTGCTGTAGAGCGTGCAAAAAAAGGAAACCAAGGTGAATATATGGCCTTATATTCTATGGCATTTTCTGTAGGTCATATTTTTGGACATAATGCAGGTATGCAAATGACCAATAAATTTGGTTTTGATAATACATGGTATATCATAACTGTATTAGCTATGCTTTCTGCGTTTTTACTATTTATATTAAAACGTTATATAATAACTAAAAAATGA
- a CDS encoding SIMPL domain-containing protein yields MKKVTLIIFLLLITISGYSQTKNFIDQPYLETNASVDTLVVPDKIYLSILITEKDTKGKIAVEELEQKMNIKLKSLGIDTKEQLFLSDAASNFKRYFLKKKDVLKNKAYTLIVYDALTAGKVIVGLESIEISNINLIKTEFSKIEELKLELKQKAIIKAKTQAEMLLKPLNQKLGRAIHISDLSNYNNNQYLARNKGYELNEFVVNGSINQPIDIEFQKIKIQSTIGIKFSIE; encoded by the coding sequence ATGAAAAAAGTAACACTTATTATATTTCTGTTATTAATAACAATTTCAGGGTATTCGCAAACAAAAAATTTTATTGACCAACCTTATTTAGAGACTAACGCTTCAGTTGACACTTTGGTTGTCCCTGATAAAATCTATTTATCTATCCTCATTACAGAAAAAGACACAAAAGGAAAAATAGCTGTAGAAGAGTTAGAACAAAAAATGAACATTAAATTAAAATCATTAGGAATTGACACAAAAGAGCAATTATTCCTTTCTGATGCAGCTAGTAATTTTAAGCGTTACTTCCTGAAAAAGAAAGACGTTTTAAAAAACAAAGCATATACTCTAATTGTATATGATGCACTAACTGCTGGAAAAGTAATAGTTGGTTTGGAATCTATCGAAATTTCAAATATAAATTTAATTAAAACTGAATTTTCAAAAATTGAAGAATTAAAACTAGAGCTTAAACAAAAAGCTATTATTAAAGCAAAAACACAAGCAGAAATGTTGCTTAAACCTCTAAATCAAAAACTAGGCAGAGCTATTCATATTTCTGATTTAAGTAACTATAATAATAACCAATATTTAGCAAGAAACAAAGGTTATGAATTAAATGAATTCGTAGTTAACGGTAGCATTAATCAGCCAATAGATATAGAGTTTCAAAAAATTAAAATTCAATCTACTATAGGCATCAAATTTAGTATTGAATAA
- a CDS encoding DoxX family membrane protein: protein MFMNKLLLILKWILIVVISILFITSGYPKIIASASMIKRFAAWGFSEWFVYCIGILELIGGILLLIPKASLYAALLLICIMTGAIFTHLTTGIGSPGFALVTLILLFSIVYLRFMELKRKGN, encoded by the coding sequence ATGTTTATGAATAAATTATTGTTAATCCTTAAATGGATATTAATTGTTGTGATTTCGATTTTATTTATAACTTCTGGGTACCCAAAAATTATAGCAAGCGCTTCAATGATTAAACGTTTTGCAGCTTGGGGTTTCTCTGAATGGTTTGTTTATTGTATCGGAATTTTAGAGCTCATTGGCGGTATATTATTACTTATTCCTAAAGCGTCATTATACGCAGCTTTACTATTAATTTGCATAATGACTGGTGCCATCTTTACACATCTAACAACAGGAATAGGAAGTCCAGGGTTTGCTTTAGTAACCTTGATATTACTTTTTAGTATAGTCTATCTCCGATTTATGGAATTAAAACGTAAAGGCAATTGA
- a CDS encoding LytTR family transcriptional regulator — protein sequence MLRSLDIKKIHLNNLQLETFHQKSIFSLGISIGVFLIIVLIKPFGIRFALHDTSFLLLMFIYSLGIFTILLFNETFVKNMFVKILKINFSNTKPVIGWLIFHITSISFVCLSIFVLSGYYNIIGFNWRIFYLNIQLALLIVLPLIALISYTVKQLYPAKDPHQIFLKTTNKGKEVLTMHSSYIYYIECEDNYAALYYSYDHLVLKKKLIRTTMGKLAHQLANHNILQCHQSFIVNKKYITKVKGNSKKMSILIETANREIPVSRKYYKEFSCMTLK from the coding sequence ATGCTTAGGAGTCTTGATATAAAAAAAATTCATTTAAATAATCTACAATTAGAAACTTTTCATCAAAAATCTATTTTTAGTTTAGGAATAAGTATTGGTGTGTTTTTAATTATAGTATTAATAAAACCTTTTGGAATTAGGTTTGCTCTTCATGATACTTCTTTTTTACTATTAATGTTTATCTATTCATTAGGTATTTTTACAATTTTACTTTTTAACGAAACGTTTGTCAAAAATATGTTCGTTAAAATTTTAAAAATTAACTTCTCCAACACAAAACCTGTTATTGGTTGGTTAATATTTCATATTACATCTATCAGTTTTGTTTGTTTATCTATTTTTGTCTTATCTGGATATTATAACATTATTGGTTTTAATTGGAGGATTTTTTATTTAAATATTCAGTTAGCATTACTTATAGTGTTACCGTTAATTGCATTAATTTCATATACAGTAAAACAATTATACCCAGCAAAAGATCCACACCAAATATTTTTAAAAACCACAAATAAAGGCAAAGAAGTTTTGACCATGCATTCTTCATATATTTATTATATAGAATGTGAAGATAATTATGCAGCACTTTATTATTCTTACGATCATTTAGTTTTAAAGAAAAAGCTTATTCGTACTACAATGGGTAAATTGGCTCATCAATTAGCAAATCATAATATTCTACAATGCCATCAATCTTTTATTGTAAACAAGAAATACATTACAAAGGTTAAGGGGAATTCAAAAAAAATGAGCATTTTAATAGAAACTGCTAATCGAGAAATTCCCGTATCCCGAAAATATTATAAAGAATTTTCTTGTATGACACTTAAGTAG
- a CDS encoding ArsR family transcriptional regulator, with protein sequence MKLENAKIKYIQTWGSLATNWGINKTMAQVHALLLVSTQPLSAEDIMETLKISRGNVNMNVRALIDWGIVNKEFVVGERKEFFVADKDIWELFKQITKERKKREIEPVIKILNELQEGVNDDSNDAKVFKKVMNDLSSVTTTVDNILDKAIKADEHWLLSNFTKLIKK encoded by the coding sequence ATGAAATTGGAAAACGCAAAAATAAAGTATATACAAACTTGGGGGAGTTTAGCTACTAATTGGGGTATTAATAAAACTATGGCCCAAGTCCACGCATTATTATTAGTGTCTACTCAACCTTTATCTGCTGAAGATATTATGGAAACTTTAAAAATTTCTCGTGGTAATGTAAACATGAATGTTCGTGCATTAATTGACTGGGGAATAGTAAATAAAGAATTTGTAGTAGGAGAACGTAAAGAGTTTTTTGTTGCAGATAAAGATATCTGGGAGTTATTTAAACAGATTACAAAAGAGCGAAAAAAACGTGAAATAGAGCCTGTTATAAAAATTTTAAACGAATTACAAGAAGGAGTTAATGACGATTCAAATGATGCTAAGGTTTTTAAAAAAGTAATGAATGATTTATCATCAGTTACCACAACTGTAGACAATATTTTGGATAAAGCTATAAAAGCAGACGAACATTGGTTATTGTCTAATTTTACAAAACTAATTAAAAAGTAA
- a CDS encoding zinc carboxypeptidase, with protein MTLTKQLFIAVITSVIMVISASAQEYFLKNKGPFNPNIPSPEAFLGYGIGEQHTRYDQVVAYLTKLAELSDRATIADYGKTHEHRRLVMLTVSTPENINNLETLKAQHLAFTNTNASPTNYNDVPIFIQLGYNVHGNEPSSTEASLLMAYTLVASDNPEIKSYIENSIVFIDPTINPDGRDRHTQWANQYKSNPLVSDNVDAEHNEAWPRGRTNHFWFDLNRDWLLAINPESRGKLNWYHDWYPNVVTDFHEMGTNSTYFFEPMKPIGSQDPIMPKENYEDLNNLFAGYYSDALDNIGSFYFTKEAYDGTYPGYGSSYPDLQGALALLFEQASSRGHLQDTDFGTISFPFTIRNQYTSSVTTVKAAVENKARLRQYQQNFFKSAIKQNPKSGISAYEFSDEFDKNRTKAFIDKLLIHRIKVYKKGEKYVVPLKQPQQRMVQTMFETYSKYRDSVFYDASAWSVANFYNIKYKGLTKSSNLEEEITSTDNLFRVSRVQKSEYAYVADWDDYNTSGALYYMQSEGLIVSSAFKPFSIKSKNGIKSLNYGSLLIPVSRQSKSIDEVYTIVKEAQEKFNIPVYGVDSGLSVKGIDLGSRNFVTLEQPKAALLIGEGVNSYEAGEVWHLLDTRLHMPITKIRMQNFRFADLDNYNSLVMVSGRYNLNKTQLERLKNWVTKGNTLITIANASSWLINQKLVNETLTKKAKDSTKTVTRKPYVDASENIGRERLGGAIFNVDLDVTHPLAFGYRSSNLPVYKNNLVFLAPSKNKYSTVAKYTKDPHIDGYISTNNLENLLKPSASLIVSPIGRGRAVMFADNPNFRGSWYGTNRLFLNALFLGSNINIPSN; from the coding sequence ATGACACTAACGAAACAGTTATTTATCGCTGTAATTACTTCTGTAATTATGGTAATATCGGCATCTGCACAAGAGTACTTTTTAAAAAACAAAGGGCCTTTTAACCCTAATATTCCATCTCCTGAAGCCTTTTTAGGTTATGGTATAGGTGAACAGCATACAAGGTACGATCAAGTTGTTGCATATTTAACAAAGCTCGCCGAATTATCAGATCGAGCAACTATAGCAGATTATGGAAAAACTCACGAGCACCGTAGATTAGTAATGTTAACTGTTTCTACTCCTGAGAATATTAATAATTTAGAAACTTTAAAAGCGCAACATTTAGCATTTACAAATACAAATGCATCTCCTACAAATTACAACGACGTCCCTATCTTTATTCAATTAGGATATAACGTACATGGTAACGAACCTTCAAGTACAGAAGCTTCTTTACTAATGGCTTATACTTTAGTGGCATCAGATAATCCAGAAATAAAAAGCTATATCGAAAACTCAATTGTATTTATAGATCCCACGATTAATCCCGATGGTAGAGATCGTCATACACAATGGGCAAATCAGTATAAGTCTAATCCTTTAGTCTCAGATAATGTTGATGCTGAACATAATGAAGCTTGGCCTCGTGGTAGAACAAATCATTTTTGGTTTGATTTAAATCGTGATTGGTTATTAGCTATTAATCCTGAAAGTAGAGGGAAATTAAATTGGTATCATGATTGGTATCCTAATGTAGTGACAGATTTTCATGAAATGGGTACTAATAGTACTTACTTTTTTGAACCTATGAAGCCTATTGGTTCTCAAGATCCTATAATGCCAAAAGAGAATTATGAAGATTTAAACAATTTGTTTGCTGGCTATTATTCTGATGCTTTAGATAATATTGGTTCATTCTATTTTACAAAAGAGGCTTACGATGGTACATATCCAGGGTACGGGTCATCTTATCCAGATTTACAAGGAGCTTTAGCTTTATTATTTGAGCAAGCGAGTTCCAGAGGGCATCTTCAAGACACAGATTTTGGAACCATTTCTTTTCCGTTTACTATCAGAAATCAATATACATCAAGTGTTACAACTGTTAAAGCCGCCGTTGAAAACAAAGCAAGGTTAAGACAGTACCAACAAAACTTCTTTAAATCTGCTATAAAACAAAATCCTAAAAGCGGGATTTCTGCATATGAGTTTAGTGATGAATTTGATAAAAACAGAACAAAAGCTTTTATTGATAAGCTTTTAATACACAGAATAAAAGTATATAAGAAAGGTGAAAAATACGTAGTACCATTAAAACAACCACAACAACGTATGGTTCAAACTATGTTTGAAACGTACAGTAAATATAGAGATAGTGTGTTTTATGATGCATCAGCTTGGAGCGTTGCAAACTTTTATAATATAAAATATAAAGGTTTAACTAAATCTTCTAATCTAGAAGAAGAAATCACATCTACAGATAACTTATTTAGAGTCTCTAGAGTTCAAAAATCAGAGTATGCCTATGTAGCCGATTGGGATGATTATAACACATCAGGAGCTTTATATTATATGCAATCTGAAGGGCTTATTGTTTCATCTGCCTTTAAACCATTTTCAATTAAATCTAAAAATGGTATCAAAAGTTTAAACTATGGAAGCTTGTTGATTCCTGTGAGTAGACAGTCAAAATCTATTGATGAAGTTTATACAATTGTAAAAGAAGCTCAAGAAAAATTTAATATTCCTGTTTATGGAGTAGATTCAGGTTTAAGTGTAAAGGGAATTGATTTAGGTAGTCGAAACTTTGTCACTTTAGAACAACCTAAAGCAGCTCTTTTAATTGGTGAAGGTGTAAACTCTTATGAAGCCGGAGAAGTATGGCATTTACTAGATACACGCTTACATATGCCAATTACTAAAATTAGAATGCAAAATTTTAGGTTTGCAGATTTAGATAACTATAATTCTTTAGTTATGGTATCTGGAAGATATAACTTAAATAAGACTCAGTTAGAACGATTAAAAAATTGGGTTACTAAAGGCAATACACTAATTACTATAGCTAATGCTTCTAGTTGGCTAATTAACCAAAAATTAGTAAACGAAACTTTAACTAAAAAAGCAAAAGATTCAACTAAAACAGTAACAAGAAAACCTTATGTAGACGCATCAGAAAATATTGGACGAGAACGTTTAGGTGGAGCTATATTTAACGTCGATTTAGATGTAACACATCCTCTCGCATTTGGATATCGATCATCTAATCTCCCAGTTTATAAAAATAATTTGGTGTTCTTAGCACCAAGTAAAAACAAATATTCCACAGTTGCAAAATATACCAAAGACCCACATATAGATGGTTATATCTCTACTAATAATTTAGAAAATCTTCTAAAACCATCAGCGTCGTTAATTGTAAGCCCTATAGGTCGCGGACGAGCAGTGATGTTTGCAGATAATCCAAATTTTAGAGGGTCATGGTATGGTACAAATCGTCTGTTTTTAAATGCTTTATTTTTAGGCAGTAATATTAATATTCCTAGTAATTAA
- a CDS encoding Lrp/AsnC family transcriptional regulator: MKIDIVNWKILESLQQNSRLSNTEIARKVGISSPAVAERIRKLEDAEIIEGYYTRVSYFETGKQLKAIISVRAFMGRLKPFLEKVVTFQEVVNCYRITGNENIVMEVVLKNQKHLEQFIDELITYGETKTQIVLSEVVKNNPIRPN, translated from the coding sequence ATGAAAATAGATATTGTTAATTGGAAAATACTAGAATCTCTACAACAAAACTCAAGATTATCTAATACAGAAATTGCACGTAAAGTAGGGATTAGTTCACCAGCTGTTGCAGAACGTATTCGTAAATTAGAAGATGCCGAAATTATTGAAGGCTATTATACACGAGTTTCTTATTTTGAAACAGGTAAACAACTGAAAGCTATAATTAGTGTACGTGCTTTTATGGGGAGGTTAAAACCTTTTTTAGAAAAAGTTGTTACTTTTCAAGAAGTTGTGAATTGTTATCGTATTACTGGTAATGAAAACATTGTAATGGAAGTTGTTTTGAAAAATCAAAAACATCTCGAACAATTTATTGATGAATTAATTACTTATGGAGAAACTAAAACACAAATAGTATTATCCGAAGTGGTAAAAAACAACCCAATAAGACCTAATTAA
- a CDS encoding amidohydrolase has product MKHIILLFSIIFSLQGLAQDNYLGEGPYSQLIIRGVTLINGDGAPPRGPVDIVVENNKIVNIQVVGYPGVKINESERPKLKKGGKELDASGMYVLPGFIDMHAHIGGTGQGADWEYVFKLWMAHGVTTIREVGGRGLNWSVDMKKKSDSHKIVAPRIVTFTRFGQSSPNFNPLNDAPITTPEMAREWVRANAKQGADGIKFFGAEPDIMEAALDENNKLGLKSASHHAQLSVARWNVLHSARAGLTSMEHWYGLPEALFEDKTIQHYPLDYNYQNEQHRFEEAGKLWNQAAKPYSKHWNNVMNELLELDFTLDPTFNIYEASRDLQRARRAEWHEDYTLPSLWKFYEPSKISHGSYWHYWGTEQEVQWKQNFQLWMTFINEYKNRGGRVTTGSDSGFIYQLYGFAYIRELELLREAGFHPLEVIKAATFNGAEALGMDDKIGSIQIGKLADFVIVEENPLVNLKVLYGTGAIKLTEDNEVVRVGGVKYTIKDGVVYDAKRLLADVKAMVDVEKAKTNWKLKQPGVKD; this is encoded by the coding sequence ATGAAACATATTATTTTACTTTTCAGCATTATTTTTAGTTTACAAGGTTTAGCTCAAGATAATTATCTAGGAGAAGGGCCATATTCACAACTCATTATTAGAGGCGTAACTCTTATAAATGGAGATGGAGCACCTCCTCGCGGCCCTGTTGATATTGTTGTAGAAAACAATAAAATTGTAAATATACAAGTTGTGGGATATCCAGGCGTAAAAATTAATGAATCTGAGCGGCCAAAATTAAAAAAAGGAGGCAAAGAATTAGATGCTTCAGGCATGTATGTACTTCCAGGATTTATCGATATGCACGCTCACATAGGTGGTACAGGTCAAGGTGCTGATTGGGAATATGTATTTAAATTATGGATGGCACATGGAGTAACTACAATTAGGGAAGTTGGTGGTCGTGGTTTAAACTGGTCTGTAGATATGAAGAAGAAAAGTGATTCGCATAAAATTGTAGCTCCTCGTATTGTTACCTTTACAAGATTTGGACAATCCAGCCCAAATTTTAATCCACTTAATGATGCACCAATTACCACTCCTGAAATGGCAAGAGAGTGGGTACGTGCTAATGCAAAACAAGGAGCTGATGGCATTAAGTTTTTTGGAGCTGAACCTGACATTATGGAAGCTGCTTTAGATGAGAATAATAAATTAGGCTTAAAATCGGCTAGTCATCACGCTCAATTAAGTGTAGCAAGGTGGAATGTATTACATTCAGCCAGAGCTGGATTAACTTCTATGGAACATTGGTATGGTTTACCAGAAGCTTTATTTGAAGATAAAACAATCCAACATTATCCGTTAGATTATAATTATCAAAATGAACAACATCGTTTTGAAGAAGCAGGTAAATTATGGAATCAAGCTGCAAAACCGTATTCTAAGCATTGGAATAATGTAATGAATGAATTATTGGAATTAGATTTTACTCTTGACCCTACTTTTAACATTTATGAAGCCAGTCGTGATTTACAACGTGCTCGTCGTGCAGAATGGCATGAAGATTACACTTTACCTTCTCTTTGGAAATTTTATGAACCTAGTAAAATATCACATGGATCGTATTGGCATTATTGGGGAACCGAACAGGAAGTACAGTGGAAACAAAATTTTCAATTATGGATGACTTTTATTAACGAATATAAAAACAGAGGCGGTCGAGTAACAACGGGGTCAGATTCTGGGTTTATTTATCAATTATATGGCTTTGCATATATTAGAGAATTAGAATTATTACGTGAAGCTGGTTTTCATCCATTAGAAGTTATTAAAGCTGCAACATTTAATGGCGCTGAAGCTTTAGGAATGGATGATAAAATAGGATCTATACAAATAGGAAAATTAGCCGATTTTGTAATTGTAGAAGAAAATCCTCTGGTTAACTTAAAAGTATTATATGGTACAGGAGCCATTAAGCTAACTGAGGATAATGAAGTTGTTCGTGTTGGTGGTGTAAAGTACACTATTAAAGATGGTGTTGTTTATGATGCAAAACGCCTTTTAGCAGATGTAAAAGCAATGGTTGATGTAGAGAAAGCAAAAACTAATTGGAAATTAAAACAACCCGGAGTTAAAGATTAA
- a CDS encoding glutamine amidotransferase, with translation MKNLIYLISISFLFSCNSSKKKETEVLNQVQNDKLIEENKVFPKLEPNRYNVAFLIMEGVYNTELTAPYDIFQHTIFRDNIKAMNVFTVANTNHPITTFEGMRLLPDFNYLKDELPKIDILVIPSAEHHLDTDLEDEAMINFVKEVDKTAKFMTSHCDGAFVLAKAGLLNNSVSTTFPSDIDKMRDMFPELDIRKDVLFVHDGKYITSAGGAKSFEAALYLAEHLYGKDIAQSLAGGLVIDWNLENVPHLIIK, from the coding sequence ATGAAAAATCTAATTTATCTTATCTCCATCTCATTTCTTTTTAGTTGTAATTCTTCTAAAAAAAAAGAAACTGAGGTTCTGAATCAAGTTCAGAATGACAAATTAATAGAAGAGAATAAAGTCTTTCCTAAATTAGAACCTAACCGTTATAATGTTGCATTTTTAATAATGGAGGGTGTATATAATACAGAACTCACAGCACCATACGATATCTTTCAGCATACTATTTTTAGAGATAATATTAAAGCAATGAATGTATTTACGGTTGCTAATACTAATCATCCAATAACGACTTTTGAAGGGATGCGTCTTCTACCCGATTTTAATTATTTAAAAGACGAATTACCAAAAATTGACATTCTTGTTATTCCCAGTGCAGAACACCATTTAGATACTGACTTGGAAGATGAAGCAATGATTAATTTTGTAAAAGAGGTTGATAAAACAGCAAAATTTATGACCTCTCATTGTGATGGCGCTTTTGTACTTGCTAAAGCTGGCTTATTAAATAATTCCGTTTCAACAACTTTCCCTAGCGATATAGACAAAATGCGTGACATGTTTCCAGAACTCGATATCAGAAAAGATGTATTATTTGTTCACGATGGAAAATATATTACTTCAGCAGGAGGCGCTAAGAGTTTTGAAGCCGCCTTATATTTAGCCGAACATCTATACGGAAAAGATATCGCACAAAGTTTAGCTGGCGGATTAGTTATTGATTGGAATCTAGAAAATGTACCGCATCTTATTATAAAGTAA